Genomic segment of Streptomyces sp. NBC_01210:
CGCCGCCCGTAGCCCTCCCCCGATTGCCCGCCCGTTGTCACTGAAGGCTGGTGACCACCAGGTTCGTGCCACCGAACGTTGAGTGACCGGGGATGTTCGGGGCCGCCAGGGGTGACCTCTCGGCAGTGGACGTGAACGTCGGCGTGGTGGTCCCTGCTGCGGTGCGGGAGGGGAGACGCAGGACACAGGCGTTCATGTCACATCCTGCCGAGCTGTTCCGTCGTAGGTGTGTAAGCAACGACAACGGCAGAGGAGATCGCCATGAGTGCCCGTTTGGACGCCTTCAGCAGCCCGACCGTAGGCAAGGTCTTCAAGCACATCATTGCGGCAGGCAAGGTGCTCGAGGACTCGACGCTGCCGGCCGCGACGCAGGAGCTGGTGAAGCTCCGCGCCAGTCAGATCAACGGGTGCGGTTTCTGCACCGACATGCACAGCAAGGACGCCGCCGCCGCCGGTGAGACCTCGGTACGTCTCAACCTGGTCGCGGCGTGGCGGGAGGCCACGGTCTTCACCGAGGCCGAGCGGGCCGCGCTGGAGCTGGCGGAGCAGGGCACCCGCATCGCGGATGCGGCCGGTGGGGTCACGGACGAGGCATGGGCGAACGCCGCCAAGCACTACGACGAGGAGCAGTTGGCCGCCCTGGTGTGCGGGATCGCCCTCATCAACGC
This window contains:
- a CDS encoding carboxymuconolactone decarboxylase family protein, whose product is MSARLDAFSSPTVGKVFKHIIAAGKVLEDSTLPAATQELVKLRASQINGCGFCTDMHSKDAAAAGETSVRLNLVAAWREATVFTEAERAALELAEQGTRIADAAGGVTDEAWANAAKHYDEEQLAALVCGIALINAFNRANVIIQQPAGDYRPGQFA